In one Pungitius pungitius chromosome 13, fPunPun2.1, whole genome shotgun sequence genomic region, the following are encoded:
- the LOC119213852 gene encoding sprouty-related, EVH1 domain-containing protein 2-like: MIEETHPNDDSYIVRVKAVVMTRDDSSGGWLAQDGGALSRVGVCRLLPPELAPALPFGCPHFLIRGERLRDKQVILDCPLRKDLLYTVATPTFHHWKVEDRKCGLSFQSPADARAFERGVRKAIEDLAEGSTTSSTALQNEGELGDDDVFTNTTDSSSNSSQKLEPPEPSPPPQRHKCLLGHRHDLHNPYWLPEAYSVDQPLSWRPRQVTFHEDDEIVRINPRERSWERTTERHYGHPSHRSLPKGYEDYRHATVRDKFIQTDSDPYLHFAKTEAGKHDYTYPLAPALSPSYSDPALEPLDNRGHGGSCVVSAQPRSFLPSSSHSANGGKGRKAEDEPERAQCEHCGEAFYVAANRRGRCHDAPDPVRACVRRVSCMWLADTMLYHCMSDPEGDYSDPCSCDGGEGGGGRLGSRWLALLGLSLVAPCLCLYPPLHACHRAGLRCGCCGGRHKALS, encoded by the exons ATGATAGAAGAAACACACCCGAACGA TGACAGCTACATCGTGCGTGTGAAAGCGGTGGTGATGACGCGGGACGACTCGAGCGGCGGCTGGCTGGCCCAGGACGGGGGGGCTCTGAGCCGGGTCGGCGTGTGCCGCCTGCTGCCCCCCGAGCTGGCGCCCGCGCTGCCCTTCGGTTGCCCCCACTTCCTCATCCGCGGCGAGCGGCTGCGGGACAAACAG GTGATCCTGGACTGTCCGCTGAGGAAGGACCTCCTGTACACCGTGGCCACGCCCACCTTCCACCACTGGAAGGTGGAGGACAGGAAGTGCGGGCTGTCCTTCCAGAGTCCGGCGGACGCCAGAGCGTTCGAGCGAGGCGTCCGGAAGGCCATCGAGGACCTGGCTGAAG GCTCCACGACCTCCTCCACGGCGCTGCAGAACGAGGGCGAGCTGGGAGACGACGACGTCTTCACc AACACCACGGACAGCTCGTCCAACTCCTCCCAGAAACTGGAGCCGCCAGAGCCCTCGCCCCCGCCGCAGAGACACAAGTGCCTGCTGGGACATCGCCACGACCTCCACAACCCCTACTGGCTCCCAGAGGCCTACAGCGTGGACCAG CCGCTGTCTTGGCGTCCTCGCCAAGTCACCTTTCATGAAGACGATGAGATCGTCCGCATCAACCCCCGGGAGCGCAGCTGGGAGCGGACCACCGAGCGCCACTATGGACACCCGTCGCACCGCTCCCTGCCCAAGGGCTACGAGGACTACCGGCACGCCACCGTGCGCGACAAGTTCATCCAGACGGACTCCGACCCCTACCTCCACTTCGCCAAGACGGAGGCGGGCAAGCACGACTACACCTACCCGCTGGCGCCGGCCCTCTCGCCCTCGTACTCCGACCCCGCCCTCGAACCCTTGGACAACAGGGGCCACGGCGGCTCGTGCGTCGTGTCCGCCCAGCCCCGCTCCTTCCTGCCGAGCTCCTCCCACTCCGCAAACGGCGGTAAGGGGCGGAAGGCGGAGGATGAGCCGGAGCGCGCCCAGTGCGAGCACTGCGGCGAGGCCTTTTACGTGGCCGCCAACCGGAGGGGGCGGTGCCATGACGCGCCGGACCCCGTGCGGGCGTGCGTCCGGCGGGTCAGCTGCATGTGGCTGGCGGACACCATGCTCTACCACTGCATGTCCGACCCGGAGGGGGACTACTCGGACCCCTGCTCCTGCGACGGAGGCgagggcggcggcgggcggctggGCTCGCGCTGGCTGGCTCTGCTCGGCTTGTCTCTGGTGGCGCCCTGCCTCTGCCTCTACCCGCCGCTGCACGCCTGCCACCGGGCGGGGCTGCGGTGCGGCTGCTGCGGCGGCCGCCACAAAGCGCTGAGCTGA
- the LOC119213858 gene encoding actin-related protein 2-A-like: protein MDSQGRKVVVCDNGTGFVKCGYGGSNFPEHIFPALVGRPIIRSTAKVGNIEIKDLMVGDEASELRSMLEVNYPMENGIVRNWDDMKHLWDYTFGPEKLNIDSRNCKILLTEPPMNPTKNREKIIEVMFETYQFSGVYIAIQAVLTLYAQGLLTGVVVDSGDGVTHICPVYEGFSLPHLTRRLDIAGRDITRYLIKLLLLRGYAFNHSADFETVRMMKEKLCYVGYNIEQEQKLALETTVLVESYTLPDGRLIKVGGERFEAPEALFQPHLINVEGVGVAELLFNTIQAADIDTRPDFYKHIVLSGGSTMYPGLPSRLERELKQLYLERVLKGDVDKLSKFKIRIEDPPRRKHMVFLGGAVLADIMKDKDNFWLTREEYQEKGVRVLEKLGVTVR, encoded by the exons TTTGTCAAGTGCGGCTATGGAGGCTCCAACTTCCCAGAGCACATCTTCCCTGCGCTGGTGGGGAGGCCCATCATTCGCTCCACAGCCAAAGTGGGGAACATTGAGATCAAG GACCTGATGGTGGGCGACGAGGCCAGCGAGCTGCGCTCCATGCTGGAGGTCAACTACCCGATGGAGAATGGCATCGTCAGGAACTGGGACGACATGAAGCACCTGTGGGACTACACCTTCGGCCCGGAGAAGCTCAACATCGACTCCCGCAACTGCAAGATCCTCCTGACTGAGCCGCCCATGAACCCCACCAAGAACCGCGAGAAGATcatcgag GTGATGTTTGAGACCTACCAGTTCTCAGGGGTCTACATTGCTATTCAAGCTGTGCTGACTCTGTACGCCCAAG gcctCCTGACCGGCGTGGTGGTGGACTCGGGGGACGGTGTGACACACATCTGTCCGGTCTACGAGGGCTTCAGTTTGCCGCATCTGACGAGGCGCCTGGACATCGCAGGCAGGGACATCACCCGCTACCTGATCAAG ctgctgctgctgaggggcTACGCCTTCAACCACTCGGCGGACTTTGAGACGGTGCGCATGATGAAGGAGAAGCTGTGCTACGTGGGCTACAACATcgagcaggagcagaagctgGCGCTGGAGACCACCGTGCTGGTGGAGTCGTACACg CTGCCAGATGGCCGCTTGATCAAAGTGGGAGGCGAGCGGTTCGAGGCCCCCGAGGCTCTGTTCCAGCCCCACCTCATCAACGTGGAGGGCGTCGGAGTGGCCGAGCTCCTCTTCAACACCATCCAGGCGGCCGACATAGACACCAG GCCCGATTTCTACAAGCACATCGTCCTGTCGGGGGGGTCCACCATGTACCCGGGCCTGCCGTCCCGGCTGGAGAGGGAGCTGAAGCAGTTGTACCTGGAGCGCGTGCTGAAGGGAGACGTGGACAAGCTCTCG aAGTTCAAGATCCGGATCGAGGACCCCCCCAGGCGGAAGCACATGGTGTTCCTGGGCGGAGCCGTGCTGGCCGACATCATGAAGGACAAGGACAACTTCTGGCTGACCCGCGAGGAGTACCAGGAGAAAGGAGTCCGCGTGCTGGAGAAACTGGGAGTCACCGTCAGATAA